The genomic interval CCACGTTGCGCGCGAACGCCGCCGTTCCCAGCGCCGAACTGCCGACGCCGGCCACCGCGAGGATGCGCATGCCGGTTCCGCCGCTGGCGGCGAAGTCCTCGATATCGGGACAGATGCGCAGACGCCCGGCCTGCGATGGTGGCACGATCAGGAGCGCTCCCTCGCGCGCCAGCCAGGGCGCGACGGCAGCCGCCTCGGCAGGCGTGATCACGCCGATGTCGTAGAACAGCGCGTCGAGCGTGGTGTTGCGGCGCCGGTAGCCTTCGAGCACCGCTTCGCGCCAGGGCGCCTTGGCCTGCACCACCTCGGCCGCGGAATTGCGGCGCAGCTGCGCCGATGCGAGCACGAGCGGCGTGCTGTTCCTGCCTGCGTCTGCCATGACGGTCCCCTGGTCGTTGCGGGCCATGGCAATCCGCGGGCCCGTTCGCTTAAGAGCCGGGCGCCGGCCGAAAGTTCACGGCCGCGCTCCTCGGCGGGCTGCGCGTCCTCAGGGCAGGAAGCCGCGCAGGTTGTCCAGGTAAGCGTCGGGGATGACGACCGGATACAGCAGGCCGCCAAAGGCCGCCAGGATCAGTCCGGCCACGACAAGGCCCAGCACGGCGCCGGCCTGTCCCATGCGTACGCGCGTTGCGGCAACGACGCGCCCGCGCACCAGCAGGTGCAGCGCGCCGGCCAGGTGGACGAACAGCGCCAGCACCGCCAGGCCATAGTAGGGCACGAAAAAAAATGGAAAGGCGCCAGGTGCAGGCCGGCCGCGGCGTAATGGAAGTTGGTATCGAGCTTGAACACGAAGCGCCCCGCCAGGACCGAGGACACATGCACCAGCAGGAAGAAGGCCAGGTAGGCGCCCGAAACCGCCTGCATGCGCAGGAAGGGCGGCATCGGCCCGCCGCGGCGGCGCAGCAGGAATGCCAGGCCCGTCCCCACCTGCACCAGCACGCAGGCCAGCAGCAGCGCTTCGACGGCCGGCACCCGGGTCAGGCCACGCACCGCGTCCATGAAGGCGATGTGGCTGGCGACGCCGTCCAGCGCGGCGAGATGGTTCGCCAGGTGCACCAGCGCATACAGCGCCAGCACGATGGCGCTGCCGCGATGGACGCGGCGCAGGCCGTTCATGAGGCGGCGTGGAAAGGACAGGCCCCTGCGCCCGCTGCGGCAGCGCGAACTGGCACCGCTGCCGGCTGCCCGCTCGACACGCGCCGTTCCAGCAGCAGGCGCAGCCCGCCGGCCGGCCGCATCGTCACGCCCATGCGCGGCACCGGGACATCCTGGCCCGGCGCCGGGCGCAGGGTGAAGCGCTGCAGCAGCATGGCCAGCGCCAGCGTCATCTCGACCGTGGCGAAGCTGCTGCCGATGCAGACGCGCGGGCCGGTACCGAAGGGCAGGTAGGCGCCGCGCGGAATGCCTTTCGCCGCCTCGCCGGGAAAGCGGTCGGGGTCGAAGTGCTCCGGTTGCGTAAACCAGCGCGCGTCGTGATGCGGCAGCACCGACAGGATCGAGACCACGCTCCCCTGCGGCACCAGCCAGTCGCCGATGCGGACGTCGCGCGTGGCGCGGCGCGCCAGCACGCCTGGCGAGGGCGAATACAGGCGCATCACTTCCTTCACGACGCTGCCGAGACAGGGCAGTTCCGCAACATCCCGGTAACCGGGCACGCGATTGCCGAGCACCCGGTCGACTTCCTCCGTGGCACGCGCCGCCACGTCGGGATGCGCGGCCAGCGCCCAGCCGGCCCAGGTCAGCGCCGCCGCCGTGGTCTCGTGGCCGGCCAGGAAGGTCGTCATCAGCTGGTCGCGCACGCCATCGTCGCCGAGCATGGCACCGCGCTCCTCTCCCTCCCCTTCCTCGTCGCTTGCCGCCAGCAGCATGCCGAGCAGGTCGTCGCCCAGGTCCGGCGCGGCGCGGCGGCGCCCGATGTGGGCACGCACCAGGTCGTCCAGCAGGGCCAGCGCCGCGCGCTTCTCGTTGCGTCCCGGGTAAGGCAGCCAGCCGGGCAAGGCGAAGGGCAGGAACATCTCGCGGTAGCCGGCATCGACCAGCGTGCGCACGGCGCGCTCGACTTCGCGCGTACCGATGCCGTGGTCCGCGTCGGCAAAGCGGGCGCTGAACATCGTGCGCAGGATGACGTCCGCGGCCAGCATGTTCATCGTGTGCTCGAAGTCGACCGCGCCGCCGGGCAGCGCATCGAGTGTGCCCGCGATACCGTCCGTCATCCGTCCCGCGTAGGCATCGAAGCGCCGCGGATTGAAAGCCGGCTGCAGCATGCGGCGCTGCCGGCGCCACTCTTCTCCCTCGGAGACGAGCACGCTCTGGCCGTGCAGCTGGGCCAGGATCTCGACGTGACGTTCCCAGCGCACGAAGGCGTCCGCCTCCTCGACCAGCACCGCGCGGATCTGGTCCGGATGCCGGAACGAGTAATAGGGAATGTGGCCCAACTTCACGTACACGGCGTCGCCATGGCGCGCATGCTCATCGCGCCAGAAGCCGAGGAAGTCGCGGCCCATGCGGCGCAGGCTGCGCATGCCGAAGGCGTGGTCACGCGGGCCGGGGGCCGTGTCGTCGGGGGTGTCGTCAAGCGGGTCGTCAGGTGTGTCTTCATCAAGGGGGAGCTCCAGTCGGTAGATCCAGTCGGCTTCTTCCAGCGCGACGTCGCGCGCGAGCTGCATCGGCGTGCGTCCGGTCTCGTTTGCAATCGCGGACCATGTGCGACTGGTCCGCGTAGTCGTTGGCGAGCGCGTGGTCGGCCATGTCGACCTTGCGCCCGGCGAAGTAGGCGCGTTGCGCAAGCAGGAAGCTGCGCTGGCCACGCCACAGGCGCAACGTGGTCTGGAGGCTGGCGCCGGCCTGGCGCAGCGCCACCCGCTGCAGCTGGCGCGGGCCTACCCCAAGGAGTTTGCTGGCCAGCGCCAGCGTGAGCCGGCCGCCGAGGCGGCGCATGCGCGTCCAGACCGGCAGCGCCGCGGCCTGGCCGTGGCGGGCGACGAAGTCCTCGATGGCGCGGCGGCGCGCGTCGTCGTCGCCCGCCGCGAATACGGCGTCAAGCAGTGCCGTGGCATGCACGGGCAGCACCTCGAGGGCGTCGACGAAACGGTTCTGCAGCGCCGCGAGGTCGACCCCGAACAGCGCATGAAAGGCATCCGGGTAGAACATGGCGATGAAGGCGTGCACGTCTCCCTCGTTCTCGCTGGCGAAAGGCGCCGTCTGGCAACCGCCGACCGCGCAGCGCGCGACCGGCCGGCGCACGGTATCGCCGCCATGCGCGACGATGTCGACGCGGCCGTCAAGGAACCAGTTGATCGAACAGTAGGCGCCGGCCGGAAAGCGGTTCAGGCGCGCCGCCCCTTCCAGGCCACAGCCGCGCGCATCGCGGGCGATGAAGGCATAGACGAAGCCGGCCGCGCCGGCGCCGGGCAGCCAGATGCGGGTGACTGGTGAGCGCAGGCTCGGACGGGCGGCGTGGAAAGCGGTCGGATGGCGCATGAAGCCATTCTAACCGTGTCAGCAAGGCAATATAGAACAAAGGCGACATGGCCGCCCTCGCTTCGCCCCCCCATCCACCCAAGCGTCTGGGAACAGCTTCAGAGCAAGGGGCGGCCAGGCGCGCTAGCCGCGCAGCGCCTTTTCCAGGTCTTCCAGCTCGGCCGGCTTGACCGGTGCGCATCGAAGCCCGCCTCCAGCGCGCGGCGGCGGTCTTCGGGCGAGCCGTAGCCGGTGTGCGCGACCAGGCGGATATGGCGCAGCTGCGGATGCTGCTTCAGCATGCGCGCCAGCTCGTAGCCGTCGGCGCCGGGCAGGCCGATGTCGAGCACGATCACCTGCGGCTTGTGCTCGAGCGCCATCGCCTCGATGCGGCCGGCGTCGAAGGTGGTCCAGGTTTCGTGCCCCATCTCGGCCAGCAGGAAGCCCATCATCTCCATCGCGTCGACATTGTCGTCGACCAGCAGCACGCGCAGGCCGGCGGCGCTGCCCGTTTCCGGTTGCGCCTCGCTGTCGGCGCAGTCGTTGCGGCTGGTGCGCAGCACCGGCAGTTCGGCCGTGAAGGTGCTGCCCATCCCGATGCCGGGGCTTTCGGCGCGCAGTTCGCCGCCATGCATCTCGAGCAGGCGCGATACCAGCGACAGGCCGATGCCCAGGCCTTCGGGTGCGGTCCGGCGGCACCGCCGCCTGCGCGAACATGCCGAAGATGCGCGGCAGGTTGTCCTCGGCGATGCCGATGCCATTGTCGCGCACGTCGATGCGCACACTGTCGCCGTCCGGGGTGACTGCCAGGCCGATCTCGCCGCCCTTGGGCGTGAACTTGGCGGCATTGTGCAGCAGGTTGCCCACCGATTGCGCCAGGCGCACCGGGT from Massilia sp. Se16.2.3 carries:
- a CDS encoding cytochrome P450, giving the protein MQLARDVALEEADWIYRLELPLDEDTPDDPLDDTPDDTAPGPRDHAFGMRSLRRMGRDFLGFWRDEHARHGDAVYVKLGHIPYYSFRHPDQIRAVLVEEADAFVRWERHVEILAQLHGQSVLVSEGEEWRRQRRMLQPAFNPRRFDAYAGRMTDGIAGTLDALPGGAVDFEHTMNMLAADVILRTMFSARFADADHGIGTREVERAVRTLVDAGYREMFLPFALPGWLPYPGRNEKRAALALLDDLVRAHIGRRRAAPDLGDDLLGMLLAASDEEGEGEERGAMLGDDGVRDQLMTTFLAGHETTAAALTWAGWALAAHPDVAARATEEVDRVLGNRVPGYRDVAELPCLGSVVKEVMRLYSPSPGVLARRATRDVRIGDWLVPQGSVVSILSVLPHHDARWFTQPEHFDPDRFPGEAAKGIPRGAYLPFGTGPRVCIGSSFATVEMTLALAMLLQRFTLRPAPGQDVPVPRMGVTMRPAGGLRLLLERRVSSGQPAAVPVRAAAAGAGACPFHAAS
- a CDS encoding DUF6597 domain-containing transcriptional factor, translated to MRHPTAFHAARPSLRSPVTRIWLPGAGAAGFVYAFIARDARGCGLEGAARLNRFPAGAYCSINWFLDGRVDIVAHGGDTVRRPVARCAVGGCQTAPFASENEGDVHAFIAMFYPDAFHALFGVDLAALQNRFVDALEVLPVHATALLDAVFAAGDDDARRRAIEDFVARHGQAAALPVWTRMRRLGGRLTLALASKLLGVGPRQLQRVALRQAGASLQTTLRLWRGQRSFLLAQRAYFAGRKVDMADHALANDYADQSHMVRDCKRDRTHADAARARRRAGRSRLDLPTGAPP
- a CDS encoding response regulator is translated as MASASPRTTCRASSACSRRRRCRRTAPEGLGIGLSLVSRLLEMHGGELRAESPGIGMGSTFTAELPVLRTSRNDCADSEAQPETGSAAGLRVLLVDDNVDAMEMMGFLLAEMGHETWTTFDAGRIEAMALEHKPQVIVLDIGLPGADGYELARMLKQHPQLRHIRLVAHTGYGSPEDRRRALEAGFDAHRSSRPSWKTWKRRCAASAPGRPLL